The following proteins come from a genomic window of Gordonia westfalica:
- a CDS encoding glycosyltransferase — MRASDIWRRTVAVGTGLSLASLALTVDNAIRVRRPGLADIPPAEPLSVLIPMRNEVARAERCLTAALEAIDRWPGPARVLVLDDGSVDGTDALLARLAAHDDRIEVFEGSPPPAGWLGKSWACRQLADHAYTDGILAFVDADVVLEPHAFTSSFALLRNAGLDLVSPYPRQVATSAAERLVQPLLQWSWLSTLPLGLAESSPRESLTAANGQFLMVDAGTYRRSGGHEAVRDVVLEDIALLRAIKAGGGRGVVAEGSTVATCHMYDGWREVRAGYRKSLWSAFGSPAGTSAVTAGLCLMYVVPPLAALTGSRTGLVGYLAGVASRLVAARCTGGRTFPDAFGHPASIALFTFLAADSTLARHRGELHWKGRTIEVPR; from the coding sequence GTGCGAGCGTCTGACATCTGGCGTCGCACGGTGGCGGTCGGCACCGGCCTCTCGCTGGCATCGCTCGCTCTCACCGTCGACAACGCGATCCGCGTCCGCCGACCCGGTCTGGCGGACATACCTCCCGCGGAACCCCTTTCGGTGCTGATCCCGATGCGGAACGAGGTCGCCAGGGCCGAGCGTTGCCTCACCGCCGCCCTCGAAGCCATCGATCGCTGGCCCGGACCGGCCCGCGTGCTCGTGCTCGACGACGGTTCGGTCGACGGAACCGATGCACTGCTGGCACGACTGGCCGCGCACGACGACCGGATCGAGGTGTTCGAGGGTTCCCCACCCCCGGCGGGGTGGCTCGGGAAGTCCTGGGCCTGCCGGCAACTGGCCGACCATGCCTACACCGACGGAATCCTGGCCTTCGTCGACGCCGATGTCGTGCTGGAGCCGCACGCCTTCACGTCGTCGTTCGCGTTGTTGCGCAACGCCGGACTCGATCTGGTCAGCCCCTATCCACGGCAGGTCGCGACCAGCGCGGCCGAACGACTGGTGCAGCCGTTGTTGCAGTGGTCGTGGCTCAGCACGCTGCCCCTCGGTCTCGCGGAGAGTTCTCCGCGCGAATCCCTGACGGCCGCGAACGGCCAGTTCCTGATGGTCGACGCCGGGACCTATCGGCGCTCCGGTGGTCACGAGGCCGTCCGCGACGTGGTGCTGGAAGACATCGCACTTCTCCGCGCGATCAAGGCCGGCGGGGGCCGCGGCGTGGTCGCCGAGGGAAGCACCGTGGCGACCTGCCACATGTACGACGGATGGCGTGAAGTCCGTGCGGGATACCGCAAATCGCTCTGGTCCGCGTTCGGTTCCCCGGCCGGGACATCGGCGGTGACCGCCGGCCTCTGCCTGATGTACGTGGTGCCGCCCCTGGCCGCGCTGACCGGGTCACGAACCGGCCTGGTGGGATATCTCGCCGGTGTCGCCTCGCGACTGGTGGCCGCTCGCTGCACCGGCGGGCGAACGTTTCCCGACGCCTTCGGCCACCCTGCGTCGATCGCCCTCTTCACCTTTCTCGCAGCTGATTCGACGCTCGCCCGACACCGCGGCGAGCTCCACTGGAAGGGTCGCACCATCGAGGTTCCCCGATGA
- a CDS encoding carotenoid biosynthesis protein, whose amino-acid sequence MQATSLEGLPSRSPHRHHLIPLAWVLLAATIGVQIAFPLTGGGTLPLTVASVVLLASASTLHLAATRGVGAAIALVVIAGGGGLVAEAIGVSTGFPFGTYDYTDGLGTKVLGVPVLVPLAWIMMSWPALAVTRRLVGAMRLSGTSARVVTAFLGAYALTAWDVFLDPQMVDQGHWAWQFPDPSLPGVDDIPLTNFAGWLLVSFLMISILDRVIGTRSERFDDAVPVTAYLWTYFSSVMAHAVFFGRPTVALTGAVIMGVVALPLLVIEVRSLRSRRHGASV is encoded by the coding sequence TTGCAAGCGACGAGCCTCGAAGGCCTGCCGAGCCGATCACCCCACCGTCACCACCTCATCCCGCTCGCGTGGGTTCTTCTCGCCGCGACCATCGGGGTGCAGATCGCTTTCCCGCTCACCGGCGGCGGGACTCTCCCACTCACCGTCGCCAGCGTGGTGTTGCTGGCCTCGGCCTCGACGCTTCATCTCGCCGCCACGCGCGGCGTCGGTGCTGCGATCGCGCTGGTGGTCATCGCCGGAGGCGGCGGCCTCGTCGCCGAGGCAATCGGCGTCAGCACCGGATTCCCCTTCGGCACATACGACTACACCGACGGCCTGGGAACCAAGGTTCTCGGCGTTCCGGTTCTCGTACCCCTGGCCTGGATCATGATGTCGTGGCCCGCGCTGGCCGTGACACGACGACTCGTCGGCGCCATGCGGCTGTCCGGCACGAGTGCGCGCGTGGTGACCGCATTCCTGGGGGCGTATGCTCTGACGGCCTGGGATGTCTTCCTCGACCCCCAGATGGTCGATCAGGGCCACTGGGCGTGGCAGTTCCCCGACCCGTCGCTGCCCGGGGTCGACGACATCCCGCTGACCAATTTCGCGGGCTGGCTGCTGGTTTCGTTTCTGATGATCTCCATCCTGGACCGCGTGATCGGCACCCGGAGCGAGAGGTTCGACGACGCGGTACCCGTCACCGCCTACCTGTGGACCTACTTCTCATCGGTGATGGCACATGCGGTGTTCTTCGGTCGTCCGACGGTCGCACTGACCGGTGCGGTGATCATGGGTGTCGTCGCGCTGCCGCTGCTCGTGATCGAGGTGCGTTCGCTCCGGTCCAGGAGACATGGTGCGAGCGTCTGA
- a CDS encoding monooxygenase: protein MTSYSPPTVELRVWGVDRVMPALGRMASGRRALRATPGLRFAKLLGTGTARTFTLESADLRHWAALTVWHDDDAARASSDSRVLRQWQDSSTEELRITMQPIRSKGRWSRVDPFGHQSPGTAAERGHGWTGPVAALTRARLRPTTMASFWRAVPPVASELADAQGNRLALGVGELPIGVQGTFSLWDSARDLTDFAYHSPAHRSAISRTKPARWYAEELFARFAVLDVTGTYQGRPA, encoded by the coding sequence ATGACCTCGTATTCTCCTCCGACCGTCGAGCTGCGCGTCTGGGGTGTCGACCGGGTGATGCCCGCGCTCGGAAGGATGGCGTCGGGCCGCCGCGCACTGCGTGCGACACCGGGACTCCGATTCGCCAAACTGCTCGGCACCGGTACCGCAAGGACTTTCACACTCGAGAGCGCCGACCTGCGACACTGGGCCGCACTCACCGTCTGGCACGACGACGACGCGGCGCGGGCGTCCTCTGACTCCCGGGTCCTGCGCCAGTGGCAGGACTCGAGCACCGAGGAACTGCGAATCACGATGCAGCCCATCCGGTCCAAGGGCCGCTGGTCGCGCGTCGATCCGTTCGGGCACCAGTCTCCCGGAACCGCGGCAGAGCGCGGACACGGCTGGACGGGACCGGTCGCCGCACTCACCCGCGCCCGCCTGCGGCCGACGACGATGGCGTCGTTCTGGCGCGCGGTTCCACCTGTCGCATCCGAACTGGCAGACGCGCAGGGCAATCGGCTCGCACTCGGCGTCGGCGAGCTGCCGATCGGGGTCCAGGGAACGTTCTCACTCTGGGACTCCGCTCGCGATCTCACCGACTTCGCCTATCACTCCCCGGCGCACAGGTCGGCCATCTCGCGCACCAAACCCGCCCGCTGGTACGCCGAGGAATTGTTCGCCCGATTCGCCGTCCTCGACGTGACCGGGACCTATCAGGGGAGGCCGGCATGA
- a CDS encoding polyprenyl synthetase family protein has translation MTQTAEMTDSSLPHRPVLDTGSSLRAIDDATTELELVEEVLTAHFRRHALTLQKVGSELTPAVDAVGARIGGGKRLRAAFCLWGARGAARGLSVPGVVELASAIELFHFAALVHDDVMDDSDTRRGLPTVHRHFSDTHRAAARRGNSDTWGTAVAILVGDMCLSWSDDLVAAAVDTVGRDTRQAVRATWTEMRDEAYAGQYLDMLSQTEDHTDADRTERILRYKSARYSIGQPLRLGGTLAGAGAELLADYDRIGLSAGEAFQLRDDILGVFGDEKVTGKPAIDDIREGKRTMLMALAEESANRMERRVIADCLGNPELDADGAARMREILESTGALERVEQRITELAEDALGVVAGASVDERTRQALTSLVERCVWRRS, from the coding sequence ATGACACAGACCGCCGAGATGACCGACTCATCCCTCCCCCACCGGCCTGTCCTCGACACCGGCTCCTCTCTTCGCGCGATCGACGACGCGACGACCGAACTGGAACTCGTCGAAGAGGTCCTGACCGCTCACTTCCGCCGCCACGCGCTCACCCTGCAGAAGGTGGGTTCCGAGCTCACCCCCGCGGTGGATGCCGTCGGTGCGCGCATCGGCGGTGGGAAGCGCCTGCGCGCCGCCTTCTGCCTGTGGGGTGCACGCGGTGCGGCGCGGGGACTGTCGGTGCCCGGTGTCGTCGAGTTGGCGTCCGCGATCGAGCTGTTCCACTTCGCCGCGCTGGTCCACGACGACGTGATGGACGATTCCGACACCCGTCGCGGCCTCCCCACGGTCCACCGACACTTCTCCGACACGCATCGCGCCGCCGCGCGTCGCGGCAATTCCGACACCTGGGGTACCGCCGTCGCGATCCTCGTCGGCGACATGTGTCTCTCGTGGTCGGACGATCTCGTCGCCGCCGCCGTCGACACCGTCGGCCGTGACACCCGGCAGGCCGTCCGCGCGACCTGGACGGAGATGCGCGACGAGGCATATGCGGGGCAGTACCTGGACATGCTGAGTCAGACCGAGGACCACACCGACGCCGACCGCACCGAACGCATCCTCCGCTACAAGAGCGCCCGCTACAGCATCGGCCAACCGCTTCGTCTCGGCGGCACCCTCGCCGGCGCCGGCGCCGAACTCCTCGCGGACTACGACCGCATCGGACTCAGCGCCGGTGAGGCATTCCAGCTGCGCGACGACATCCTCGGCGTCTTCGGCGACGAGAAGGTCACCGGCAAGCCGGCGATCGACGACATCCGCGAGGGCAAGCGCACCATGCTGATGGCACTCGCCGAGGAATCGGCCAACCGGATGGAGCGGCGGGTGATCGCCGACTGTCTCGGAAACCCGGAGCTCGACGCCGACGGTGCCGCCCGGATGCGCGAGATCCTGGAGTCGACAGGCGCACTCGAGCGCGTCGAGCAGCGCATCACCGAACTCGCCGAGGACGCCCTCGGCGTCGTCGCGGGCGCTTCGGTCGACGAGCGGACCCGTCAGGCCCTGACCTCCCTCGTCGAACGCTGTGTGTGGCGCCGCTCATGA
- a CDS encoding alpha-hydroxy-acid oxidizing protein has protein sequence MTTGYGRARQNDIYTVGVHRRKPRVPTDFAELERRAKRAMSARAWAYIGGGAGEGRTMAANRQALDRWAIVPRILRDVSERNLEVELFGRRIPAPVLFAPVGAGSLAAPEADRLIGHAAAELGVPYIFSNQASVPMEAVAAEMDGVTAGAPRWFQLYWSTDDDLVDSLLARAESISADAVVVTLDTTMLGWRPQDLNLGSLPFARGEGIAQYTSDRRFVDIVAERLRAATAERPEISVGAIATLISITRNAPGRFLANLTSAQPRAAVQTFLDIYSRPSLSWDDLAGLRARTSLPIVLKGVLHPDDARRAVDAGVDGIIVSNHGGRQIDGAISTIDALEEIAPAVDGRIKVLIDSGIYTGADVFKALALGADAACIGRPHMYGLALAGADGARDAVADIIAELDLTLGLAGHTDVTELDRDALRRV, from the coding sequence ATGACCACGGGATACGGGCGAGCGCGGCAGAACGACATCTACACCGTTGGTGTCCACCGGCGAAAGCCCCGTGTACCAACGGATTTCGCGGAACTGGAGCGTCGCGCCAAGCGGGCGATGTCGGCCCGCGCGTGGGCGTACATCGGCGGTGGTGCCGGTGAGGGTCGCACGATGGCGGCCAACCGTCAGGCCCTGGACCGGTGGGCGATCGTGCCGCGAATCCTTCGCGACGTCTCCGAGCGAAACCTCGAGGTGGAACTGTTCGGGCGCCGCATCCCGGCGCCGGTGCTGTTCGCGCCGGTCGGCGCCGGGTCGCTCGCCGCTCCGGAAGCCGACCGGCTGATCGGTCACGCGGCCGCGGAACTCGGTGTGCCCTATATCTTCTCGAACCAGGCGAGCGTGCCGATGGAGGCGGTGGCCGCCGAGATGGACGGCGTGACCGCAGGTGCCCCGCGCTGGTTCCAGTTGTACTGGTCCACCGACGACGACCTGGTCGACAGCCTGCTGGCCCGTGCGGAGTCGATCAGCGCCGACGCGGTGGTGGTCACCCTGGACACCACGATGCTCGGCTGGCGCCCCCAGGACCTGAACCTGGGATCGCTGCCGTTCGCACGGGGTGAGGGGATCGCTCAGTACACCTCGGACCGGCGCTTCGTCGACATCGTCGCCGAACGCCTGCGCGCGGCCACCGCGGAGCGGCCCGAGATCTCGGTCGGCGCCATCGCGACGCTGATCTCGATCACGCGCAACGCACCCGGGCGCTTCCTCGCGAATCTCACGTCGGCCCAACCGCGCGCCGCGGTGCAGACCTTCCTCGACATCTACTCACGCCCGTCGTTGAGCTGGGACGACCTCGCGGGTCTCCGCGCCCGGACGTCGCTGCCGATCGTGCTCAAGGGCGTGCTGCATCCCGACGACGCCCGCCGCGCCGTCGACGCCGGGGTCGACGGGATCATCGTGTCCAACCACGGCGGACGCCAGATCGACGGTGCGATCAGCACGATCGACGCCCTCGAGGAGATCGCTCCGGCGGTCGACGGCCGGATCAAGGTGCTCATCGACTCCGGGATCTACACCGGCGCGGATGTGTTCAAGGCACTCGCCCTCGGCGCCGACGCCGCCTGCATCGGCCGGCCGCACATGTACGGTCTCGCGCTCGCGGGTGCGGACGGCGCCCGTGATGCGGTCGCCGACATCATCGCCGAACTCGACCTCACCCTCGGACTCGCCGGCCACACCGACGTCACCGAACTGGATCGCGACGCGTTGCGTCGGGTGTAG
- a CDS encoding oxygenase MpaB family protein: MASEPITSGSSALSPQSSADVTAEVEEFLTAERPDTEFLPSTARMSRAELDALPSAPLDPLGVGVLAGAANVIMQLSMPAVGYGVYESKVDTGNLFKHPLKRGRTTLSYLAVAGMGNAKDRKAYRKAIGKAHAHVRSTADSPVKYNAFDQNLQLWVAACLYRGTEDMHRIYGGVTEVTDEFYQAGAVLGTTLQVPREAWPADRAAFEEYWNSTVETLEIDPVIREYLMQIARAEFLGPIVSKVLGWYFQILAIGFLPDNFRRKMDVRLSPWQELFFDKHNAVLRAIVTRAPKVIRGFPFNLLLADVRWRMRTGRPLV; the protein is encoded by the coding sequence ATGGCATCGGAGCCTATCACCAGTGGAAGCTCGGCCCTGTCGCCGCAATCGTCGGCCGACGTGACTGCGGAGGTCGAGGAGTTCCTCACCGCCGAACGCCCGGACACCGAGTTCCTGCCGTCCACCGCACGCATGTCGCGCGCCGAGCTCGACGCCCTCCCGTCGGCACCTCTCGACCCGCTCGGGGTCGGAGTCCTCGCCGGCGCAGCAAACGTCATCATGCAGCTCAGCATGCCCGCCGTCGGCTACGGCGTGTACGAGTCGAAGGTGGACACGGGCAACCTGTTCAAGCATCCGCTCAAGCGCGGCCGCACGACGCTGAGCTACCTCGCGGTCGCGGGCATGGGCAACGCCAAGGACCGCAAGGCCTACCGAAAGGCCATCGGCAAGGCCCACGCCCACGTGCGGTCGACCGCCGACAGCCCGGTCAAGTACAACGCCTTCGACCAGAATCTCCAGCTGTGGGTCGCGGCCTGTCTCTACCGCGGCACCGAGGACATGCACCGCATCTATGGCGGCGTCACCGAGGTGACCGACGAGTTCTACCAGGCCGGCGCCGTCCTCGGCACCACGCTGCAGGTACCGCGCGAGGCCTGGCCGGCCGACCGTGCGGCCTTCGAGGAGTACTGGAACTCCACGGTCGAGACCCTCGAGATCGACCCGGTGATCCGCGAGTACCTGATGCAGATCGCCCGCGCCGAGTTCCTCGGCCCGATCGTCTCCAAGGTGCTGGGCTGGTACTTCCAGATCCTCGCCATCGGCTTCCTGCCGGACAACTTCCGCCGCAAGATGGACGTCCGGCTGTCGCCGTGGCAGGAGCTCTTCTTCGACAAGCACAACGCAGTCCTGCGCGCCATCGTCACGCGGGCCCCGAAGGTGATCCGCGGGTTCCCGTTCAACCTGCTGCTGGCGGACGTCCGCTGGCGGATGCGCACCGGCCGCCCGCTGGTCTGA
- a CDS encoding TetR/AcrR family transcriptional regulator, with amino-acid sequence MGRGPSTPENGSDAAASDSAASLRAYGGEGGDTRVARRRASLIDAALDLLGADDAEAVTVRGVCRRAGLTARYFYESFESVDQLVGVVYDEIIEEIAHRSLAAFSEGATMRMKVSGAVAAIVDLIDQDRRKGRLLFSQALLSPVIAAKRSESTALFAGLTLQSTSAILDVHVGPAEAAGVAHYQVGGLSRLLAAWLEGDVELSKSDVVDLSIALLVSPAEILEKSLSHGSADGE; translated from the coding sequence ATGGGAAGAGGACCTTCGACCCCGGAAAACGGGTCCGACGCCGCCGCGTCGGATTCGGCTGCTTCCCTGCGCGCGTACGGCGGGGAGGGCGGCGACACCCGGGTCGCGCGACGACGCGCATCTCTGATCGACGCAGCTCTGGACCTGCTCGGCGCCGATGACGCCGAGGCCGTCACGGTTCGCGGCGTCTGCCGGCGGGCCGGCCTGACCGCACGCTATTTCTACGAGAGCTTCGAGTCGGTCGATCAGCTCGTCGGCGTGGTGTACGACGAGATCATCGAGGAGATCGCCCATCGGAGTCTCGCGGCGTTCTCCGAGGGGGCGACCATGCGCATGAAGGTGTCCGGCGCGGTCGCGGCGATCGTCGATCTCATCGACCAGGACCGTCGTAAGGGGCGGCTCCTGTTCTCGCAGGCGCTGCTGAGCCCGGTGATCGCGGCGAAGCGGTCGGAGTCGACGGCCCTGTTCGCGGGCCTGACGCTCCAGAGCACCTCGGCGATCCTCGATGTGCACGTCGGCCCGGCCGAGGCCGCGGGCGTGGCGCACTACCAGGTGGGCGGACTGAGCCGTCTGCTCGCCGCATGGCTCGAAGGCGACGTCGAGCTCTCGAAGTCGGACGTCGTGGACCTCAGTATCGCGTTGCTCGTGTCGCCGGCCGAAATCCTGGAGAAGAGCCTGTCCCACGGCAGCGCCGATGGTGAGTAG
- a CDS encoding TetR/AcrR family transcriptional regulator: MSSGSGETDVRPAKQPLGAWRDYGEPELPIPLAAALAAFAEQGYHGTSVREIAARANLSVPGLYHHYPSKQSLLQGLLERTMTDLLARSEAAIVEAGPEPVKQFDAVVESLLRFHMYRREQAFVGSTEIRSLDDDYRPKYIGHRDRQQRMVDEIVFAGVEAGDFTTEYPKDAARAVATMCVGVSTWFKLDGLLGPDELISRNLQLARALVGYRTT, from the coding sequence ATGAGCAGCGGATCCGGCGAAACCGACGTACGACCGGCGAAGCAACCTCTGGGCGCCTGGCGTGACTACGGCGAGCCAGAGCTCCCGATCCCGCTCGCCGCAGCCCTCGCGGCGTTCGCCGAGCAGGGGTATCACGGAACGTCGGTGCGGGAGATCGCCGCGCGGGCGAACCTCTCGGTGCCCGGGCTGTACCACCACTACCCGTCGAAGCAGTCGTTGCTGCAGGGTCTGCTCGAACGCACCATGACCGACCTGCTGGCCCGGTCGGAGGCGGCCATCGTGGAAGCCGGACCCGAACCGGTGAAGCAGTTCGACGCGGTCGTCGAGTCGCTGTTGCGGTTCCACATGTACCGCCGTGAGCAGGCCTTCGTCGGTTCCACGGAGATCCGGAGCCTCGACGACGACTACCGGCCGAAGTACATCGGCCACCGTGACCGCCAGCAGCGCATGGTCGACGAGATCGTCTTCGCCGGTGTCGAGGCGGGCGACTTCACCACCGAGTACCCGAAGGACGCGGCCCGCGCCGTCGCCACCATGTGTGTCGGCGTCTCGACCTGGTTCAAGCTCGATGGTCTGTTGGGCCCGGACGAACTGATCTCACGGAATCTCCAGCTCGCCCGTGCGCTGGTCGGCTACCGCACCACCTGA
- a CDS encoding acyl-CoA dehydrogenase family protein: MPIDLRHDPAVVELVEKTERFVRDYVLPLEDANAGDITAAGGDDLRREMNAKAKAEGIFAPHAPVEFGGHGLDMADRAPVFEAAGYSTFGPVALHIGAPDEGNIHMLERIASEEQRHKYLAPLATGEVRSAFAMTEPAPGAGSDPNALRTQAVRVDGGWKINGKKHFITGAEGAGFFIIMARTAGSPGDRGGATMFLSPAGTPGITVGRHINTIDKAMIGGHCEVTFDDLFVPDADILGEVDEGYRYAQVRLGPARMTHVMRWLGAAKRCHDVAVDYVSRREGFGGRLGDLGMIQQMIADNEIDLAASRALLLKACHELDLGNHASDETSIAKTFAGEAYSRIADRSIQMCGGLGVSADLPIARLAQELRPFRVYDGPSEVHRWAIARRAVGRAKKAQAAAGAK; encoded by the coding sequence ATGCCCATAGACCTGCGCCACGATCCCGCGGTGGTCGAGCTCGTCGAGAAGACCGAACGTTTCGTTCGCGACTACGTGTTGCCGCTCGAGGATGCGAACGCCGGCGACATCACGGCAGCCGGCGGCGACGACCTCCGCCGCGAGATGAATGCAAAGGCCAAGGCGGAGGGCATCTTCGCGCCACACGCACCGGTCGAGTTCGGCGGACACGGACTGGACATGGCCGACCGCGCACCGGTTTTCGAGGCAGCGGGCTACTCCACCTTCGGTCCGGTGGCGCTGCACATCGGTGCGCCGGACGAGGGCAACATCCACATGCTCGAGCGCATCGCCAGCGAAGAGCAGCGTCACAAGTACCTGGCCCCGCTCGCCACGGGCGAGGTGCGTTCGGCCTTCGCGATGACCGAACCGGCGCCGGGGGCGGGTTCGGACCCCAATGCGCTGCGGACGCAGGCGGTCCGCGTCGACGGCGGCTGGAAGATCAACGGCAAGAAGCACTTCATCACCGGCGCCGAGGGCGCGGGATTCTTCATCATCATGGCCCGCACCGCGGGCTCGCCGGGTGATCGCGGCGGCGCGACGATGTTCCTGTCTCCGGCCGGCACCCCGGGAATCACCGTCGGTCGCCACATCAACACCATCGACAAGGCGATGATCGGCGGACACTGCGAGGTCACCTTCGACGACCTCTTCGTGCCCGACGCCGACATCCTCGGCGAGGTCGACGAGGGCTACCGCTACGCGCAGGTCCGGCTCGGCCCCGCCCGCATGACCCACGTCATGCGCTGGCTCGGCGCCGCCAAGCGCTGCCACGACGTCGCGGTCGACTATGTCTCGCGCCGTGAGGGTTTCGGTGGCCGCCTCGGCGACCTCGGCATGATCCAGCAGATGATCGCCGACAACGAGATCGACCTGGCCGCCTCGCGCGCGCTCCTGCTCAAGGCATGCCACGAGCTGGACCTGGGCAACCACGCCTCCGACGAGACCTCGATCGCCAAGACGTTTGCCGGTGAGGCATATTCGCGCATCGCCGACCGCAGCATCCAGATGTGCGGTGGCCTCGGCGTCTCCGCCGACCTGCCGATCGCGCGCCTGGCGCAGGAACTCCGTCCGTTCCGTGTCTACGACGGTCCGTCCGAGGTCCATCGCTGGGCCATCGCGCGCCGCGCCGTCGGCCGTGCGAAGAAGGCTCAGGCCGCGGCGGGTGCGAAATGA
- a CDS encoding phosphotransferase family protein, with translation MTGVESALEADKLRRLLVDNGVELAGDLSIDLISGGKSNLTYTVTDGTTRWVARRPPTGGLTPSAHDMNREWAVTSALQSTSVPVARTVAFDADGSIIGAPCTVVEFVDGRVVRTAEDLAAYSDDDVAANLDGLVRTLADLHAVDYQAVGLGEFGRPAGFAARQVKLWARQWGHVKTRELPDVERLVEALSERVPEKARESVVHGDFRVDNTIIDANDPARIAAVVDWEMSTLGDPLTDVALMCVYRTGAFDQVLGFSAAWTSDRYASVDAIAEKYSTATGSDLGDWDFYLGLANLKLGVIAEGITYRALSGASSGDGAERAGEATAAFIADGLRHIS, from the coding sequence ATGACCGGAGTCGAATCAGCTCTCGAGGCGGACAAACTCCGTCGGCTCCTCGTCGACAACGGCGTCGAGCTCGCCGGTGACCTGTCCATCGACCTCATCAGCGGTGGCAAGTCGAACCTGACCTACACCGTCACCGACGGCACGACCCGGTGGGTCGCGCGTCGTCCGCCGACCGGTGGCCTCACCCCGTCAGCCCACGACATGAACCGCGAGTGGGCGGTCACCAGTGCGCTGCAGTCGACTTCGGTGCCGGTCGCGCGGACTGTCGCCTTCGACGCCGACGGTTCGATCATCGGCGCGCCCTGCACCGTCGTCGAGTTCGTCGACGGACGTGTGGTGCGCACCGCGGAGGATCTCGCTGCGTACTCCGATGACGACGTGGCCGCCAACCTCGACGGACTCGTCCGGACCCTCGCCGACCTGCACGCCGTCGATTACCAGGCGGTCGGCCTCGGTGAGTTCGGTCGTCCGGCGGGATTCGCTGCGCGACAGGTGAAGCTGTGGGCCCGGCAGTGGGGTCACGTGAAGACGCGCGAGTTGCCCGACGTGGAGCGCCTCGTCGAGGCGCTGTCCGAACGGGTTCCCGAGAAGGCCCGGGAATCGGTGGTGCACGGCGACTTCCGCGTCGACAACACCATCATCGACGCGAACGACCCGGCACGGATCGCTGCCGTCGTCGACTGGGAGATGTCGACGCTCGGTGACCCGCTCACCGACGTCGCGCTCATGTGCGTGTACCGGACCGGGGCTTTCGACCAGGTGCTCGGTTTCTCTGCGGCGTGGACCAGCGACCGTTACGCGTCGGTGGACGCGATCGCGGAGAAGTACTCCACCGCAACCGGTTCCGACCTCGGCGACTGGGACTTCTACCTCGGTCTCGCCAACCTGAAGCTCGGTGTGATCGCCGAGGGCATCACCTACCGCGCCCTCTCGGGTGCGTCGTCGGGCGACGGCGCCGAGCGTGCGGGCGAGGCCACCGCGGCCTTCATCGCCGACGGCCTGCGCCACATCAGCTGA
- a CDS encoding SDR family NAD(P)-dependent oxidoreductase, which produces MSEVSNTRSALVTGASRGIGAAIAARFAADGWDLTISARGREALEKKAAELREHGAGRVEVVPADMTDAEAITALGTAHAEAFGRCDALIINAGMGSKGAVADMPVKRFDRLYEVNVRAPYILLQSVLPTLRATAEANGAAKVIAVASITGVYPEPELSAYGATKAALISLCETFNLEESENGVSATTIAPGYVATDMTDWLKDRIPKDEMITADDVAVVAHSITQLSRYAVLPNVVLTRPGANLHRA; this is translated from the coding sequence ATGAGCGAAGTGTCGAACACCCGGTCCGCACTGGTCACCGGCGCATCCCGTGGCATCGGTGCGGCGATCGCCGCACGGTTCGCCGCGGACGGTTGGGACCTGACGATCAGCGCGCGCGGCCGGGAAGCGTTGGAGAAGAAGGCTGCCGAGCTGCGCGAGCACGGCGCCGGCCGGGTGGAGGTCGTGCCGGCCGACATGACCGATGCGGAGGCGATCACCGCGCTCGGCACCGCCCATGCGGAGGCCTTCGGGCGCTGTGACGCGTTGATCATCAACGCGGGCATGGGTTCCAAGGGCGCGGTGGCGGATATGCCGGTCAAGCGTTTCGACCGTCTCTACGAGGTCAACGTACGGGCTCCGTACATCCTGCTGCAGTCGGTCCTGCCGACGCTTCGCGCCACCGCAGAAGCCAACGGGGCGGCGAAAGTCATTGCAGTGGCGTCTATCACCGGCGTCTACCCGGAGCCCGAGCTATCCGCCTACGGTGCGACCAAGGCCGCGTTGATCTCGCTGTGCGAGACGTTCAACCTCGAGGAGTCGGAGAACGGCGTGAGCGCGACGACGATCGCTCCGGGTTACGTGGCCACCGACATGACCGACTGGCTCAAGGACCGCATCCCGAAGGACGAGATGATCACGGCCGATGACGTCGCCGTTGTCGCACACTCGATCACGCAGCTGTCGCGGTACGCGGTGCTCCCGAACGTGGTGCTCACCCGTCCGGGCGCGAACCTGCATCGGGCGTAG